In Devosia chinhatensis, the following are encoded in one genomic region:
- the def gene encoding peptide deformylase, translated as MAIRPILVIPDARLRAVADPIIEVDDEIRTLAKDMLDTMYDAPGIGLAAPQIGVMKRIVVMDLAAEGEPPAPLVMINPEITHFGDQIQVTEEGCLSIPELYYEVERPNDVTVKYTDLDGEEVVKEAEGKLAVCIQHELDHLDGVLYIDYLSRLKRDRVIKKFDKQAKLAAR; from the coding sequence ATGGCCATCCGCCCCATTCTCGTCATTCCCGATGCCCGACTTCGCGCCGTCGCCGATCCGATCATCGAGGTCGACGACGAGATCAGGACGCTGGCCAAGGATATGCTGGACACCATGTACGACGCCCCCGGCATCGGCCTGGCCGCGCCGCAGATCGGCGTCATGAAGCGGATCGTGGTCATGGACCTCGCCGCTGAAGGCGAGCCGCCGGCGCCGCTGGTGATGATCAATCCCGAGATCACCCATTTCGGCGACCAGATCCAGGTCACCGAAGAGGGGTGCCTGTCCATTCCCGAGCTCTATTATGAGGTCGAGCGTCCCAACGATGTCACGGTGAAATACACCGACCTCGACGGCGAGGAAGTGGTCAAGGAGGCCGAAGGCAAGCTGGCCGTCTGCATCCAGCACGAGCTCGATCACCTCGATGGCGTGCTCTATATCGACTATCTCAGCCGCCTCAAGCGCGACCGCGTGATCAAGAAGTTCGACAAGCAGGCCAAGCTGGCCGCGCGTTAA
- a CDS encoding YbaB/EbfC family nucleoid-associated protein encodes MKDIMGMMKAASEMKGKMEAMQAELAEMVVEGRSGGGMVVVALSGKGDLRGLKIDPTLLKPEDAEMVEDLIVAAFNDAKGKSEAEMQRKMSEVTAGLPIPPGMKFPF; translated from the coding sequence ATGAAAGACATCATGGGCATGATGAAGGCCGCCAGCGAAATGAAGGGCAAGATGGAGGCCATGCAGGCCGAGCTTGCCGAAATGGTCGTCGAGGGCCGTTCGGGCGGCGGCATGGTCGTGGTTGCGCTCAGCGGCAAGGGTGACCTGCGCGGTCTCAAGATAGACCCCACCTTGCTCAAGCCGGAAGACGCCGAAATGGTCGAGGACCTGATCGTGGCCGCCTTCAACGACGCCAAGGGCAAGAGCGAAGCGGAAATGCAGCGCAAGATGTCCGAGGTCACCGCGGGTCTCCCCATCCCGCCCGGCATGAAGTTTCCGTTCTGA
- the truA gene encoding tRNA pseudouridine(38-40) synthase TruA, with amino-acid sequence MARFKLIIEYDGTSFCGWQRQKDRMSVQQALEEAIAKFSGETVTTQAAGRTDAGVHALGQVAHFDLLRDWDAFRVREALNYHLRPHPVAVIECDAVRADFEARFSARARHYEYRILNRRAPAAIERNQVWHVPMALDADRMQDAARRILGSHDFTTFRSSECQAKSPIRTLDAFEVSADGEVISITASARSFLHHQVRSMVGSLKLVGEGKWSPVDFRAALDAADRSRCGGMAPSSGLYLTGVDY; translated from the coding sequence ATGGCGCGCTTCAAGCTCATCATCGAATATGACGGAACCTCCTTTTGCGGCTGGCAGCGGCAGAAGGACCGGATGAGCGTACAGCAGGCGCTGGAAGAAGCGATCGCCAAATTCTCCGGCGAGACGGTGACGACCCAAGCGGCGGGACGCACCGATGCCGGCGTCCACGCCCTGGGGCAAGTGGCCCATTTCGATCTCCTGAGAGATTGGGATGCCTTCCGCGTCCGTGAGGCGCTCAACTACCACCTGCGACCGCATCCCGTCGCCGTGATCGAGTGCGACGCGGTGAGAGCCGACTTCGAGGCGCGCTTTTCCGCCAGGGCGCGCCATTACGAATATCGCATCCTCAATCGCCGGGCGCCGGCCGCTATCGAGCGCAATCAGGTCTGGCATGTGCCGATGGCCCTCGACGCCGATCGCATGCAGGATGCGGCCCGGCGCATTCTCGGCAGCCATGATTTCACGACGTTCCGCTCTTCGGAATGTCAGGCCAAGTCGCCGATCCGGACATTGGACGCCTTCGAAGTCAGCGCCGATGGCGAGGTGATTTCGATCACCGCCAGCGCCCGCAGCTTCCTGCATCATCAGGTGCGCTCGATGGTGGGATCGCTCAAGCTGGTGGGCGAGGGCAAGTGGAGCCCGGTCGATTTCCGCGCCGCTCTCGACGCTGCCGACCGGTCGCGCTGCGGCGGCATGGCGCCGTCATCGGGCCTTTATCTGACCGGCGTGGATTATTGA
- a CDS encoding DNA polymerase III subunit gamma/tau, with protein sequence MADTPASPYLVLARKYRPRDFSTLVGQDAMVQTLGNAFAQNRIHHAFIMTGVRGVGKTTTARILARAFNYEDATGRHPTLDLSVEGVHCRAIIEGRHVDVVEMDAASNTGIGDIREIIDSVKYGPVSAPYKVYVIDEVHMLSTAAFNGLLKTLEEPPPYVKFIFATTEIRKVPITILSRCQRFDLRRIPAEIMSAYLEKILGQEGIGFEPDALAMIVRAGEGSARDSLSLLDQAIAHGNGAVTAATVKAMLGLGDRARIIDLFEDLMGGRIAEALTALRELYDLGADPQTMLADLAEFTHLVTRIKVVPAAADDASLTPDERSRGRDLAGRLTMRALTRTWQILFKGNEEVSRAGNALQAAEMVLIRLAYAADLPSPDELISKLTQQGTLPSAAPSAPALPPRGPSGSGSSGAASAMRVEAQSLPEPVMAVTNPNPVPTAIAQPALATIGSYKDLIAIATAKRDMLIKLALESQMLPVSFEQGRIEVSLLEGTNPSVVNNLAARLQTWTGQRWLVTVSTKPVDGLTIRQEKEQKKEAATAAAHDDPLVKAIMETFPGAKLVNVTVREDAAAMADLPPPPPEEDDE encoded by the coding sequence ATGGCTGACACTCCGGCCAGCCCCTATCTCGTTCTGGCGCGCAAATATCGCCCCCGCGACTTCTCGACCCTGGTCGGGCAGGACGCCATGGTGCAGACGCTGGGCAATGCCTTTGCGCAGAACCGCATCCACCATGCCTTCATCATGACGGGCGTGCGCGGCGTGGGCAAGACGACCACCGCCCGCATTCTCGCCCGGGCCTTCAATTACGAAGACGCCACCGGCCGCCATCCCACGCTCGATCTTTCCGTTGAAGGCGTGCATTGCCGCGCCATCATCGAAGGGCGCCATGTCGACGTGGTCGAGATGGACGCTGCGTCCAATACCGGCATCGGCGACATTCGCGAGATCATCGACTCGGTCAAGTACGGCCCGGTTTCGGCGCCTTACAAGGTCTATGTGATCGACGAGGTGCACATGCTCTCGACGGCCGCCTTCAATGGCCTGTTGAAGACGCTCGAAGAGCCGCCGCCCTATGTGAAGTTCATTTTCGCGACCACCGAAATCCGCAAGGTGCCGATCACCATATTGTCGCGGTGCCAGCGCTTCGACCTGCGTCGCATTCCGGCGGAGATCATGTCGGCCTACCTCGAGAAGATCCTCGGCCAGGAGGGCATCGGCTTCGAGCCCGACGCTCTGGCCATGATCGTGCGCGCTGGCGAAGGCTCGGCGCGTGACAGTCTGTCGCTGCTCGATCAGGCCATCGCCCACGGCAATGGCGCCGTAACCGCCGCAACCGTCAAGGCCATGCTCGGCCTCGGCGACAGGGCACGCATCATCGACCTCTTCGAGGACCTGATGGGCGGGCGCATCGCCGAGGCCCTGACGGCGTTGCGGGAACTTTACGATCTGGGCGCCGATCCACAGACCATGCTGGCCGACTTGGCCGAATTCACCCATCTGGTCACCCGTATCAAGGTCGTGCCGGCCGCCGCCGACGATGCCTCCCTGACCCCCGACGAGCGCTCGCGCGGACGCGACCTCGCCGGCCGTCTCACCATGCGGGCACTGACCCGCACCTGGCAGATTCTTTTCAAGGGCAATGAAGAGGTCTCGCGCGCCGGCAATGCGCTTCAGGCCGCTGAAATGGTGCTGATCCGGCTTGCCTATGCCGCCGATCTGCCCAGCCCCGACGAGCTGATTTCCAAGCTGACCCAGCAGGGCACCCTGCCCTCCGCGGCGCCGAGCGCGCCGGCGCTGCCGCCGCGCGGCCCGTCGGGCTCTGGCTCTTCAGGCGCCGCTTCGGCCATGCGGGTCGAAGCCCAGTCCCTGCCCGAGCCGGTCATGGCCGTCACCAATCCAAACCCGGTGCCGACCGCCATTGCGCAACCGGCTCTGGCGACCATCGGCAGCTACAAGGACCTCATCGCCATCGCCACGGCCAAGCGGGACATGCTGATCAAGCTGGCGCTCGAAAGCCAGATGCTGCCCGTTTCGTTCGAGCAGGGCCGCATCGAGGTATCGCTGCTCGAAGGCACCAATCCGTCCGTCGTCAACAATCTGGCAGCGCGCCTGCAGACTTGGACTGGCCAGCGCTGGCTGGTCACCGTCTCCACCAAGCCGGTCGATGGGCTCACCATCCGGCAGGAAAAAGAACAAAAGAAAGAAGCGGCCACGGCAGCGGCGCATGACGATCCGCTGGTCAAAGCCATAATGGAAACATTTCCCGGGGCCAAACTGGTCAATGTGACGGTGCGCGAAGACGCCGCCGCCATGGCAGACCTGCCCCCGCCCCCACCCGAAGAGGACGACGAATGA
- a CDS encoding DNA recombination protein RmuC — MNALDGTLFILGDVPVSLGLALVAMGALVLVAIIALLVAQSRASAARADAAAREAADGLRANFLEQVAGRDGRIRDLEAQLERERMRSSDLLDAEREKSGALHAELAAMRTRLDEQARQNEVNLERFTNARQQMTDEFKAIAGDVLRSHSETFTKQNREQVDVLLKPLQEKIGEFHRGLIEDRSAMKERIQALAESNLQITTEAQNLTRALKGSSQTQGAWGEMILSTILEQSGLREGEQYVTQKSHTAEDGQRVRTDVEIRMPNGDVLVIDSKVSLTAFEAYVNAEADMRDQHLRAHIASVRGHITTLGDKTYHRAAKSSLDYVMMFVPIESALATAIQNDAKLVEFGMSKGVMLTTPTTLMTVLRTIRNVWDIEKRHQNAEEIAERAGALYDKVAGFLSTMDKLGGHLDKARSSFDDARNQLSSGRGNVVRQVEMLRELGAKSNKPLPSGWDGGSEDKPTLRLVGDEPGDLN, encoded by the coding sequence ATGAACGCACTCGATGGTACGCTTTTCATCCTGGGGGATGTCCCGGTCAGTCTCGGTTTGGCGCTTGTCGCCATGGGCGCGCTTGTCCTCGTCGCGATTATCGCCCTTCTGGTCGCCCAGTCCCGCGCCAGCGCTGCACGGGCCGACGCTGCGGCGCGGGAGGCGGCGGATGGCCTGCGTGCCAATTTTCTTGAACAGGTGGCCGGGCGCGATGGTCGTATTCGTGACCTGGAAGCGCAGCTGGAGCGCGAGCGGATGCGGTCGAGCGACCTGCTCGATGCCGAACGCGAAAAGAGTGGCGCGCTGCACGCGGAGCTGGCCGCGATGCGCACCCGGCTCGACGAGCAAGCCCGGCAAAACGAGGTCAATCTCGAGCGCTTCACCAACGCCCGTCAGCAGATGACCGACGAATTCAAGGCGATTGCCGGGGATGTGCTGCGCAGTCACAGCGAGACGTTTACCAAGCAGAACCGGGAGCAGGTCGATGTGCTGCTCAAGCCGCTGCAGGAAAAGATCGGCGAATTTCACCGTGGCCTGATCGAGGATCGGTCTGCCATGAAAGAACGCATCCAGGCACTGGCGGAAAGCAATCTGCAGATCACCACCGAAGCGCAAAACCTGACGCGGGCGCTCAAGGGCTCCTCGCAGACCCAGGGCGCGTGGGGAGAAATGATCCTTTCCACCATCCTCGAACAATCGGGGCTGCGCGAGGGGGAGCAATATGTCACCCAGAAGAGCCACACCGCCGAGGACGGACAGCGGGTGCGTACCGACGTCGAGATCCGCATGCCCAATGGCGATGTGCTGGTCATCGATTCCAAGGTTTCGCTGACGGCGTTCGAGGCCTATGTGAATGCAGAGGCCGACATGCGCGACCAGCATCTGCGCGCCCATATCGCCTCGGTACGCGGGCATATTACGACGCTGGGCGACAAGACCTATCATCGCGCCGCCAAGTCGAGCCTCGATTATGTGATGATGTTCGTTCCCATCGAATCTGCCCTGGCGACGGCGATCCAGAACGACGCCAAACTGGTCGAATTCGGCATGAGCAAGGGCGTCATGCTGACGACCCCCACCACGCTGATGACCGTGCTGCGCACCATCCGCAATGTCTGGGACATTGAAAAGCGCCACCAGAATGCCGAGGAAATCGCCGAGCGCGCCGGAGCGCTCTACGATAAGGTTGCCGGATTCTTGTCGACCATGGACAAGCTCGGCGGGCATCTCGACAAGGCCCGATCAAGTTTCGACGATGCCAGAAACCAACTCTCGAGCGGTCGCGGCAACGTCGTTCGTCAGGTCGAGATGCTGCGCGAACTGGGCGCCAAGTCGAATAAGCCCCTGCCGTCCGGATGGGATGGCGGCAGCGAAGACAAGCCCACCCTGCGCCTCGTCGGCGACGAACCGGGCGACCTCAATTAG
- a CDS encoding diacylglycerol/lipid kinase family protein, which translates to MTETLYHVILNPNSGTARALGVTAATLEELFAAQGLNAIVDDDDHRPLMDRIAEAVSGPAQVLVAAGGDGTITAMAGALLGSDKDLAILPLGTFNAVAKDLHLPLDLAGAVAALATGTVQRIDVAEVNGRVFMQKVVIGLIPGLAAGREHIRGRETLGTKIGFMRYFFRRLARQRRMAVAIEADHGETRIERVQAMAVACNAYDEGLGKFFSRKSLDRGVLTLYVLRHFTARDFVRLVTGMLLGRWRDDEALSMESVRSVTIDAHKELIKVMFDGEVETLETPLHFSIKPKALSVVVPAEAQETAEAA; encoded by the coding sequence ATGACCGAAACACTCTATCACGTCATTCTCAACCCCAATTCGGGGACCGCGCGGGCGCTCGGCGTTACCGCCGCCACCCTGGAGGAATTGTTCGCCGCCCAGGGGCTCAATGCCATTGTCGACGATGATGACCATCGCCCGCTGATGGACCGCATTGCCGAGGCCGTCAGCGGACCGGCGCAGGTTCTGGTCGCGGCAGGGGGCGATGGCACGATCACGGCCATGGCCGGCGCGCTGCTGGGCAGTGACAAGGATCTGGCCATTCTCCCTCTGGGCACCTTCAACGCGGTGGCCAAGGACCTGCATCTGCCGCTCGACCTTGCCGGCGCCGTTGCCGCTCTGGCGACCGGCACGGTGCAGCGGATCGACGTCGCCGAAGTCAATGGCCGTGTGTTCATGCAGAAGGTGGTGATCGGGCTTATCCCGGGCCTAGCCGCAGGGCGCGAGCATATTCGCGGCCGCGAGACGCTGGGCACCAAGATCGGTTTCATGCGCTATTTCTTCCGCCGCCTGGCGCGGCAGCGCCGCATGGCCGTCGCCATCGAAGCCGATCACGGCGAAACCCGCATCGAGCGCGTCCAGGCCATGGCCGTGGCCTGCAATGCCTATGACGAAGGCCTGGGCAAGTTCTTTTCCCGCAAAAGCCTCGACCGGGGCGTGCTGACGCTCTACGTGCTGCGCCATTTCACCGCCCGCGATTTCGTGCGACTGGTCACCGGCATGCTGCTCGGGCGCTGGCGCGACGACGAAGCGCTGAGCATGGAAAGTGTCCGCTCGGTCACCATCGATGCGCACAAGGAGTTGATAAAGGTCATGTTCGACGGCGAAGTCGAGACCCTCGAAACTCCGCTGCATTTCTCCATCAAACCCAAAGCTCTTTCGGTCGTGGTGCCGGCGGAGGCACAAGAGACCGCGGAGGCGGCATGA
- a CDS encoding DUF2945 domain-containing protein → MALRKGSKVTWKWGSSTASGKIVERFTKPVTRTIKGSEVKREASAKEPAYLIQQEDGDKVLKSKSEVSAA, encoded by the coding sequence TTGGCGCTTCGCAAAGGCTCGAAAGTGACGTGGAAATGGGGATCGAGCACGGCATCGGGTAAGATTGTCGAGCGGTTCACCAAGCCGGTGACCCGCACGATCAAGGGTTCCGAGGTCAAGCGGGAAGCGAGCGCCAAGGAGCCGGCCTACCTTATCCAGCAGGAGGACGGCGATAAGGTGCTCAAGAGCAAGAGCGAAGTGAGCGCTGCCTAA
- the recR gene encoding recombination mediator RecR — MASGGPEIEQLIQLLARLPGYGPRSARRAVLHLIKRKDQLMLPLSAALDRAVAAVRSCEICGNVDTISPCSICADPRRGESGILIVVEDVGDLWALERAGVGQVRYHVLGGVLSPLDGIGPDDLNLDALLSRAGDYTELVLAMNATVEGQTTAHYITDHLSGRGIKVTRLAHGVPVGGELDYLDEGTLSQALRARTEI, encoded by the coding sequence ATGGCGTCCGGCGGACCTGAAATCGAACAATTGATCCAGCTCCTGGCGCGGCTGCCCGGCTATGGGCCGCGCTCGGCTCGCCGGGCGGTTCTGCACCTGATCAAGCGCAAGGACCAATTGATGCTGCCCCTCTCTGCCGCCCTCGACCGGGCGGTGGCCGCGGTGCGCAGCTGCGAAATCTGCGGCAATGTCGACACGATCAGTCCCTGCTCCATCTGTGCCGATCCGCGCCGTGGAGAAAGCGGAATTCTCATTGTCGTGGAAGATGTTGGCGATCTCTGGGCCCTGGAGCGCGCGGGCGTCGGCCAGGTCCGCTATCACGTGCTGGGCGGGGTTCTCTCGCCGCTGGACGGCATCGGACCGGACGACCTCAATCTCGACGCCCTGCTGTCGCGGGCCGGGGATTACACCGAGCTGGTGCTGGCCATGAATGCGACGGTCGAGGGCCAGACCACGGCCCATTACATCACCGATCACCTCAGCGGCCGTGGCATCAAGGTCACGCGCCTCGCACATGGCGTGCCGGTCGGCGGCGAGCTGGACTACCTCGATGAAGGCACGCTAAGTCAAGCACTTAGGGCCCGGACCGAAATCTGA
- a CDS encoding metallophosphoesterase family protein, producing the protein MKILHISDLHFGHHDPELAAGFSDDINAQNPDLIVASGDFTQIGTKEEFEQAREFLDTLKAPVFAVPGNHDVPAVNILRRFLNPYGLYRRYISDDLEPFLEMGNVALVGMRTSRRARLEWNWGHGTISRGQLDDLAERFEKASPNAVRVIVAHHPLLFPTEPMMQKTKRVKRADDALETFAGLGVRLVLSGHFHLSYVRKHESHDAAREGQPMGLSKSVRAPILIAQAASAISTRLRGEGNAYNLIDIGDQIVVTVREWRDGAWHTRDRASEPV; encoded by the coding sequence ATGAAGATCCTGCATATTTCCGACCTGCATTTCGGCCATCACGATCCCGAGCTGGCGGCCGGCTTTTCCGATGACATCAATGCCCAGAATCCTGACCTGATCGTCGCCAGCGGCGACTTCACCCAGATCGGAACCAAGGAAGAGTTCGAGCAGGCCCGGGAATTTCTCGATACGCTCAAGGCGCCGGTCTTTGCCGTCCCGGGCAATCATGACGTGCCCGCGGTCAATATCCTGCGCCGCTTTCTCAACCCTTATGGGCTTTATCGCCGCTACATTTCCGACGATCTCGAGCCGTTCCTGGAAATGGGCAATGTCGCGCTGGTGGGCATGCGCACCTCGCGCCGGGCGCGGCTCGAATGGAACTGGGGCCACGGCACCATTTCACGCGGCCAGTTGGACGATCTGGCCGAACGCTTCGAAAAGGCCTCGCCCAATGCGGTGCGGGTAATCGTGGCGCATCACCCGCTGCTCTTCCCCACCGAGCCGATGATGCAGAAGACCAAGCGGGTCAAGCGCGCCGACGACGCGCTCGAAACCTTTGCCGGCCTAGGCGTGCGGCTCGTACTTTCGGGACATTTTCATCTGTCCTATGTGCGCAAGCACGAATCCCACGATGCCGCGCGCGAAGGCCAGCCCATGGGCCTCAGCAAGTCGGTGCGCGCGCCCATTCTGATCGCACAGGCGGCATCGGCCATTTCCACCCGCCTGCGGGGCGAGGGCAATGCCTATAATCTCATCGATATCGGGGATCAGATCGTGGTCACGGTGCGCGAATGGCGCGATGGCGCCTGGCACACGCGGGACCGGGCAAGCGAACCGGTTTGA
- a CDS encoding phosphatase PAP2 family protein, translating into MLDRLVRSSHFRRVRGFITAEAGLLASIAIVSGLILAFLRLADEVVEGETEAFDNAILMLFRDPGNVDQIIGPAWVHEMIRDITALGSFSLLGLCVVGVCIYLLMQRLKAEMLMVLFSVLGGTVISTLLKMGYDRPRPDLTSMSQQFTASFPSGHAMLSAVTFLTLGALLARLAPSRGLRLYAFGAAIFLTLIVGFSRVYMGVHYPSDVLAGWCLGAAWALLCSAGAVLLQRGGKVMATPAEN; encoded by the coding sequence ATGCTCGATCGACTGGTCCGATCTTCCCATTTTCGCCGGGTTCGCGGCTTCATCACGGCCGAGGCGGGGCTTCTGGCCTCCATCGCCATCGTCAGCGGCCTGATCCTGGCGTTTCTCCGTCTCGCCGACGAAGTCGTGGAAGGGGAAACCGAGGCCTTCGACAACGCCATCCTCATGCTGTTTCGCGATCCCGGCAATGTCGATCAGATCATCGGACCGGCCTGGGTGCACGAGATGATCCGCGACATTACGGCCCTGGGCAGTTTCTCGCTCCTGGGCCTCTGCGTTGTGGGCGTGTGCATCTACCTGCTGATGCAGCGGCTCAAGGCCGAAATGCTGATGGTGCTTTTCTCCGTGCTGGGCGGAACGGTCATCAGTACCCTGCTCAAGATGGGCTATGACCGGCCGCGCCCCGATCTCACCTCCATGTCGCAGCAATTCACCGCCAGCTTTCCCAGCGGCCATGCCATGCTGTCGGCCGTCACTTTCCTGACGCTGGGCGCGCTCCTGGCGCGGCTCGCACCCAGTCGCGGCCTGCGCCTCTATGCGTTCGGCGCCGCCATCTTCCTGACGCTGATCGTGGGGTTCAGTCGCGTCTATATGGGCGTGCATTATCCCAGCGACGTCCTGGCCGGCTGGTGCCTTGGCGCGGCCTGGGCCCTGTTGTGCAGCGCCGGAGCCGTATTGCTGCAACGCGGCGGCAAGGTCATGGCGACCCCGGCGGAAAACTAG
- the fmt gene encoding methionyl-tRNA formyltransferase, translating into MRVVFMGTPEFSVPTLTEIVSAGHEVVAVYTRAPKPAGRGQAERRTPVHEAAEAFGIPVFTPRSLKGADEQAQFAALGADVAVVVAYGLILPKPILDAPAEGCLNLHGSLLPRWRGAAPIQRAIMAGDKQTGIVVMQMDEGLDTGAMGPTEIIPIGPDMIAGELHDQMMRLGADLMGRALAALERGSLAFTAQPADGATYAAKIDKAEARIDFTRSAEEVHNLIRGLSPFPGAWFELDLGGKPVRIKALRATLADGAAPAATLLGDDLTIACGTGAIRFTQVQREGKGAMDAATFLRGAGPLPAKAS; encoded by the coding sequence ATGCGCGTCGTTTTCATGGGTACGCCCGAATTTTCGGTTCCCACGCTGACCGAGATCGTCTCGGCGGGGCACGAGGTCGTCGCCGTTTATACACGGGCGCCCAAGCCTGCCGGCCGAGGACAGGCCGAGCGCAGGACGCCGGTCCATGAGGCTGCCGAAGCGTTCGGCATTCCCGTCTTCACGCCCAGATCGCTTAAAGGCGCTGACGAGCAGGCCCAGTTCGCCGCGCTTGGTGCCGATGTCGCCGTCGTCGTCGCCTATGGCCTGATCCTGCCCAAGCCAATCCTCGACGCGCCTGCGGAGGGCTGTCTCAATCTCCATGGCTCGCTCCTGCCCCGCTGGCGCGGCGCAGCGCCAATCCAGCGGGCCATCATGGCTGGCGACAAACAGACCGGCATCGTGGTCATGCAGATGGACGAGGGCCTTGATACCGGTGCCATGGGGCCTACCGAGATCATTCCCATCGGCCCGGACATGATCGCCGGCGAATTGCACGACCAGATGATGCGGCTTGGCGCCGACCTCATGGGCCGGGCGCTGGCGGCGCTGGAGCGCGGCAGCCTCGCCTTCACGGCCCAGCCGGCCGATGGCGCCACCTATGCCGCCAAGATCGACAAGGCCGAGGCACGCATCGATTTCACCCGCAGCGCCGAAGAGGTTCACAATCTGATCCGTGGGCTCTCCCCCTTCCCCGGCGCCTGGTTCGAACTGGATCTGGGCGGCAAGCCGGTGCGGATCAAGGCGCTGCGCGCGACCTTGGCCGATGGCGCGGCACCGGCGGCTACGTTGCTCGGCGACGATCTCACCATTGCCTGCGGCACCGGCGCCATTCGCTTCACCCAGGTGCAACGCGAAGGCAAGGGCGCCATGGATGCCGCCACCTTCCTGCGCGGCGCCGGCCCGCTGCCGGCAAAAGCCAGCTGA
- a CDS encoding PAS domain-containing protein — MSEHDIRIEHELHNRLASNDPFASAVRATRMPMIITDPRQKDNPIVFANDAFGKLTGYSREEVLGRNCRFLQGPATNGEDVVRIRNAIARQESIEIDLLNYRKDGSTFWNRLLISPVFDESGELSYFFASQFDVSPERNRVSELQMSHSELESEIERRMLDLMANENRIRFILHAARMGIWTLDLSNDRLISSPQCKANFGRDTLDPFTYEDLKASFLEADRLRWQEVVSHAIETGEEFDIELRIRTPRHEVRWVQIRGQISRNLEEQPSMMSGVTLEISERKEADEHRKLLSRELNHRVKNMLATAQSVFTQSLRSASDLKEAQTIAVGRIQSLAIAQDLLTQEGWSSATLADVVERAMAPFNGSDLRIAGPRVLLGAKAVSTLSLAMHELATNAIKYGALSEPGGSVTITWELTGDDEKMLRFNWSEMGGPAVEPPTRRGFGTRVIEQMVAAELGGQTNLEFRSSGILYEIAAPLEKMIDNVDAYSGRATNGV, encoded by the coding sequence ATGAGCGAACACGATATCCGCATCGAGCACGAGCTGCATAATCGGCTCGCGTCGAACGATCCTTTTGCCTCGGCCGTGCGGGCAACGCGCATGCCGATGATCATCACCGATCCCCGGCAGAAGGACAATCCGATCGTCTTTGCCAACGATGCCTTCGGCAAGCTCACCGGCTATTCGCGCGAAGAAGTCCTGGGGCGCAATTGCCGGTTCCTGCAGGGCCCCGCCACCAATGGCGAGGATGTCGTGCGCATCCGCAATGCCATTGCGCGCCAGGAATCAATCGAGATCGACCTGCTCAACTACCGCAAGGACGGCAGCACGTTCTGGAACCGGCTGCTGATTTCGCCGGTCTTCGACGAAAGCGGGGAATTGTCCTATTTCTTTGCGTCACAGTTCGATGTCTCGCCCGAGCGCAATCGGGTCAGCGAATTGCAGATGTCGCACAGCGAACTCGAAAGCGAGATCGAGCGGCGCATGCTCGACCTCATGGCCAATGAAAACCGCATCCGGTTCATCCTGCATGCCGCACGGATGGGCATCTGGACGCTCGACCTGTCCAACGACCGGTTGATCTCGTCGCCGCAATGCAAGGCCAATTTTGGGCGCGATACGCTCGATCCGTTCACCTATGAGGATCTCAAGGCCTCGTTTCTCGAAGCCGACCGGCTGCGCTGGCAGGAAGTGGTCTCGCACGCCATCGAGACGGGCGAGGAATTCGATATCGAGCTGCGGATCCGCACGCCCCGGCACGAAGTCCGCTGGGTGCAGATCCGCGGGCAGATTTCCCGCAACCTGGAGGAGCAGCCCTCCATGATGTCCGGCGTGACGCTCGAGATCAGCGAACGCAAGGAGGCCGACGAGCACCGCAAATTGCTGTCGCGCGAGCTCAACCACCGCGTCAAGAACATGCTGGCCACGGCCCAGTCCGTCTTTACCCAGTCGCTGCGCTCCGCCTCCGACCTCAAGGAAGCCCAGACCATCGCTGTCGGACGCATCCAGTCCCTGGCCATTGCGCAGGATCTGCTCACCCAGGAAGGCTGGAGCAGCGCCACGCTGGCCGATGTGGTGGAGCGGGCCATGGCGCCCTTCAACGGCTCCGATCTTCGGATCGCCGGGCCACGCGTGCTGCTGGGCGCAAAGGCCGTTTCGACCCTCTCGCTGGCCATGCACGAACTGGCCACCAATGCGATCAAGTATGGCGCTTTGTCGGAGCCGGGAGGGTCGGTCACGATCACCTGGGAGCTCACGGGCGACGACGAAAAGATGCTGCGGTTCAATTGGAGCGAGATGGGTGGCCCGGCCGTCGAGCCGCCGACACGGCGCGGTTTTGGAACACGCGTCATCGAGCAGATGGTGGCTGCCGAACTGGGCGGGCAGACCAATCTTGAATTCCGCTCCTCGGGAATTCTCTACGAGATCGCCGCTCCGCTTGAAAAGATGATCGACAATGTCGATGCCTATTCCGGTCGGGCAACGAACGGCGTCTGA